The Hydra vulgaris chromosome 14, alternate assembly HydraT2T_AEP genome includes the window ttgatgTTAGTGAATCAATAACAGGAAGGTATGtttcaattttgaatttataacttCCCTGAAATTCCAATTCTTCAGCCTCACCATCAAAGAAGGCCATACGTCGgcttctttttttgttctttttgaaGAATCTCTGTTGTCAGTGTTTGGAAGCAAGATTTTGGCTTTTTTCTGGTAATTCTCAAATTGACTCCTCAAATCTTTAATGAAATGTAACAATGACTTTAGAATCCGAACTGCAACATCCaggtttaaattttctttttgtaaaatctttgaTGTTTCATTAAAATGACAAAGAATATCATTCCAGAAAATTGTCAGAAAAACAATCTCAAAAGTGTTCATTTTCGTGATGAGATTTTGAGCATCATTTTGAGTTTCTTTTGACTGACTTATGTCCTTGATCAAAAATTCAAGTGCTTTTTTAATCTCATTATAACTGTCATGCAGACAAGTCACAGCATCTGCACGTGCTGATCATCGAGTTCCAGAAAGCtgtttgacaatttttttgccTTTGCCAACAAAAGACAGAAGCACTTGCCAACGATGAgttgatgcaaaaaaaaagttgtagagGCATtgaacaaagtaaaaaaaaataattgcttctAAACAACATCCAGCTGCACTGTTGCCAACCAGATTTAAAGAATGTCCAGCACAAGGAATAAACAATGCTGATTCACTTTTGTCTTTAATCCTCTTTTGTAGGCCTGAGTACTGTCCTGCCATATTTGATGCATTATCGTATGACTGCCCACGACAGTCagatattaaaatttcattttcttgtaaaaaattcaaaaccactGTTTCTAAATGTTCAGCTCCATGCCCGTGAATGggaacaaattgaaaaaaacgcTCAACTGGTGCCAAGTCTTTAACATATCAAACTGTAAAAGTTAATTGATCTACATGTGACAAGTCTGGAGTTGAGTCAACGCTTATTTCGCTCAAAACTTTATTTCCCATTAGGCATATAAACTCCTCACAGATTTTGGCGGAGAGGTATGAAGTATTACCTTTTCCAGAatttccatgtttttttatgtgttcATGTAGGAATGGGTCAAACTGGCTAAGTAACTCAAGAGTTCCTAAATAATTACCATTTTGCTCTGAACCAATGGTTTCATTGTTTCCACGAAATGGCAACCCTCTTGATGACAAGAACTTTACAACTGCAACAATTCTTTTCAGCACATTTTGCCAGTACAATTGTTCGTTATGTAACTGTTTTATTAATACAGAGTCAAGCTGGCCACTTTCTCTCTGCCGACTGGAGTAAGTAAGCATATTTTTGTGATGTTAAGAACCATTCTCGTGTCCAGATATACATTTCAAGGCATTTTTCCAGTCATCAAATCCAGTTGTGGAAAAATTAGAGTGTTTGCTGGAGAATAAGGTACAAGTAAAGCAAAAAACAGAACCTGTTGAAGGTGAGTATAATAGCCATTCACGATTGACAAATTCGCCATTGTGTAGTTCACGTCTAAAGCAAGATTTTGATAAGAACCTTTTTTGTCCGCAACTCAACCTTTCTGAATTTTTGAAGCTCCCATCATTGTTCTGGGACATTGACGGGCCATTAGAAATCCAAAATGATGGAGCTTCTTGGGATAACTGATGCCACAATGCTGGGTCAGTTTCTTGAGTAGTTTTTGTTGTTGCGTTTggata containing:
- the LOC136091123 gene encoding zinc finger MYM-type protein 5-like; the encoded protein is MSNRTYQSGAAKRKKAAKAKEDISKYLPLTSFLLVQKSKPVVSEDVFLCPTSNFVSINSALLPNETLEIQQKLEPEQEPEPEQEPEPEQESEPAQVLEPVQEPEPAQEPESNQIKTYPNATTKTTQETDPALWHQLSQEAPSFWISNGPSMSQNNDGSFKNSERLSCGQKRFLSKSCFRRELHNGEFVNREWLLYSPSTGSVFCFTCTLFSSKHSNFSTTGFDDWKNALKCISGHENGS